One segment of Vibrio orientalis CIP 102891 = ATCC 33934 DNA contains the following:
- a CDS encoding tripartite tricarboxylate transporter TctB family protein, which yields MSDLPTNSFNNGNFFSKENLLSRDRVGAMIFLLVCLCYGYQTTQIPLFPGDEYEPFTARTLPTLLTFIGIGLSLLLLVTGQPDVKSGAVVEFNWKLLIGFLALMALYGVGLTYVGFVIATSLFLLAGFYLLGERRKSVLLGASFPFVIAFYLLLTQGLDIYLEPGVIFTIWS from the coding sequence ATGTCGGATTTGCCAACGAACTCTTTCAATAACGGGAACTTTTTCTCAAAAGAAAACCTCCTCAGCCGCGATCGTGTTGGCGCGATGATTTTTCTACTTGTCTGCTTATGCTACGGCTATCAGACAACTCAGATCCCACTGTTTCCCGGAGACGAATACGAACCCTTTACGGCAAGAACTCTGCCTACGTTGCTGACGTTCATTGGGATTGGACTTTCCTTACTTTTACTTGTGACTGGCCAACCTGATGTAAAAAGTGGTGCGGTTGTTGAGTTTAACTGGAAACTTCTGATTGGTTTCTTGGCACTAATGGCTCTATATGGCGTAGGACTTACCTATGTAGGCTTTGTGATTGCAACCAGTTTATTCCTATTAGCCGGTTTCTACCTACTCGGTGAACGACGTAAAAGCGTGCTGCTTGGCGCCTCTTTTCCGTTTGTGATCGCTTTTTATCTTCTTCTTACCCAAGGCCTGGATATCTACCTAGAGCCTGGTGTTATTTTCACCATTTGGTCGTAA
- a CDS encoding M28 family metallopeptidase: MQVSITTTKTILASVISTTLLSGCYWDDPEKAAKHVSNKIDRKAVVEHLSELEGRASVTSDGNSTTRAAGTDGYKYSLEYIIETMQDHNYDVSVQEFDFRAWEELAGTSLNVAGSELVGVRTAAEGQEADFAAMSYSGNSNGSISATAAFITPDFRFDAADYDSTDGCEASDFDGLDVQGKVAVIQRGGCSFDAKVVNAQNAGAKGVIVFNQGNSEGRTSVVNGTLGSDSTATIPAFGARFDLGKQWYDASQAGEVNVVLNINVQDEMVVTQNIIAETKGGDENQIVMLGAHLDSVPEGPGINDNGSGTAGLLEYAVTLAELKAPVKNKVRFAWWAAEEAGLVGSEYYTNELFGPLYNQAQQEILAQFELEDPSQFTPEQLEMVEARYNELNKIKLYLNFDMIGSPNYVFGVMDGDLSDTKDSPDNAYTGDFTPPYGTSHIESKFNNFFDNKKEGTVPQALSKRSDYAGFADWGVAFGGLFTGAEKVKSAQEADLFGGEIDVAYDVCYHKACDDLNNISQKALFVNTQSLAYVTTFYAFSQPIFPEQQAEPAALVRSFSADAEPVDKLRIGEKLKAADSVSDHDHFHGDFDQDRK; the protein is encoded by the coding sequence ATGCAAGTAAGCATTACAACAACAAAAACAATTCTCGCCAGCGTTATCAGTACTACCCTGCTATCTGGATGTTATTGGGATGATCCTGAAAAAGCGGCGAAACACGTCAGTAATAAAATCGACCGAAAAGCGGTGGTAGAACACCTTTCCGAGCTAGAAGGACGCGCGTCAGTCACTTCAGATGGCAACTCTACGACTCGTGCAGCAGGAACCGATGGCTACAAATACTCGCTTGAATACATCATCGAAACCATGCAAGACCACAATTACGACGTCAGTGTTCAAGAGTTCGATTTCCGAGCATGGGAAGAACTGGCTGGAACGTCACTTAATGTCGCGGGTTCAGAACTCGTCGGCGTTAGAACTGCGGCAGAAGGCCAAGAAGCAGATTTTGCTGCTATGTCATACTCTGGCAACTCAAACGGCTCCATAAGCGCAACTGCGGCCTTTATCACCCCGGATTTCCGCTTTGATGCCGCTGACTACGACAGCACCGACGGCTGTGAAGCATCAGATTTCGATGGTCTAGACGTTCAAGGCAAAGTTGCTGTTATTCAACGTGGTGGCTGTAGCTTTGATGCAAAAGTGGTCAACGCTCAGAATGCTGGCGCAAAAGGTGTCATCGTATTCAACCAAGGAAACAGCGAAGGCCGAACCAGTGTCGTAAATGGCACATTGGGCAGTGATAGTACAGCGACAATTCCCGCTTTCGGCGCGCGCTTCGATCTTGGTAAGCAGTGGTATGATGCCAGCCAAGCCGGTGAAGTTAATGTCGTTTTGAACATCAACGTTCAAGATGAAATGGTAGTAACGCAAAACATCATCGCCGAAACCAAAGGGGGGGATGAAAATCAGATCGTCATGCTGGGTGCTCACCTAGACTCCGTCCCTGAAGGTCCGGGAATCAACGATAACGGTTCAGGCACAGCTGGCCTATTAGAATATGCGGTAACACTTGCTGAGCTAAAAGCACCAGTGAAAAACAAAGTACGTTTCGCATGGTGGGCAGCTGAAGAAGCAGGCCTAGTTGGCTCTGAATACTATACAAATGAACTCTTTGGTCCGTTGTATAATCAGGCTCAACAAGAGATCTTAGCTCAATTCGAGCTCGAAGATCCAAGTCAGTTCACCCCAGAACAACTTGAAATGGTTGAAGCACGCTACAACGAGCTAAACAAAATTAAGCTTTACCTAAACTTCGATATGATTGGTTCACCAAACTACGTCTTCGGTGTTATGGATGGTGACTTATCTGATACAAAAGACAGTCCAGATAATGCTTATACCGGTGACTTTACTCCTCCGTACGGCACCTCTCACATTGAATCTAAGTTCAATAATTTCTTTGATAACAAGAAAGAAGGCACGGTACCTCAAGCCCTTTCAAAACGTTCAGACTATGCCGGTTTTGCTGATTGGGGTGTCGCGTTTGGTGGTTTGTTTACTGGCGCAGAAAAAGTTAAATCAGCGCAAGAAGCCGACCTATTTGGTGGAGAGATCGATGTTGCGTACGATGTGTGTTACCACAAAGCGTGTGATGACCTAAATAACATCAGCCAAAAAGCGCTGTTTGTAAATACTCAATCGCTTGCTTACGTTACGACCTTCTATGCGTTTAGTCAGCCGATATTCCCAGAGCAGCAAGCTGAGCCTGCAGCACTGGTACGTTCATTTAGCGCAGATGCAGAGCCAGTCGATAAGCTTCGCATTGGTGAGAAGCTAAAAGCAGCAGACAGCGTATCTGATCATGACCACTTCCACGGTGATTTTGACCAAGATCGTAAATAA
- a CDS encoding tripartite tricarboxylate transporter substrate binding protein, with amino-acid sequence MFKVLKPTLAASIIAASFSFSAMAADVEKIHFLIPGGAGGGWDMTARGTGDVLVKSDIVENVSFQNLSGGGGGKAIAHLIETAKRQEDTLMVNSTPIVVRSLTGIFPQSFRDLTPVAATIADYGAIVTSVDSKYDTWEDVVKEFESNPRKVKIAGGSARGSMDHLVVAAAFKGEGFDAKKVRYIAYDAGGKAMAALLSGETQLLSTGLGEVLEMSKSGQVKILAVTAPKRLDAAPEIPTLTEYGNETVFANWRGFFAAPGASQEKIDEWNSALTKMYNTDEWQVVRDRNGWIDNYKADKDFYAFLEDQEKQMGDLMRELGFLK; translated from the coding sequence ATGTTTAAGGTACTAAAACCAACACTGGCAGCTTCGATCATCGCAGCTTCATTTTCATTTAGCGCAATGGCCGCTGATGTAGAGAAAATCCACTTTCTAATCCCTGGTGGCGCTGGCGGTGGCTGGGACATGACGGCTCGTGGTACTGGTGACGTATTAGTTAAATCTGATATCGTTGAAAATGTCTCTTTCCAAAACCTTTCTGGTGGCGGTGGCGGTAAAGCAATCGCACACCTAATCGAAACAGCAAAACGCCAAGAAGATACACTGATGGTGAACTCAACTCCTATCGTTGTTCGCTCACTAACGGGTATTTTCCCTCAATCATTCCGCGACCTGACTCCAGTAGCAGCAACGATTGCTGACTACGGTGCAATTGTTACTTCTGTTGACTCTAAATACGACACTTGGGAAGACGTAGTAAAAGAATTCGAATCTAACCCGCGTAAAGTGAAAATTGCTGGTGGCTCAGCGCGCGGCAGCATGGATCACCTAGTGGTTGCTGCAGCATTCAAAGGTGAAGGCTTCGACGCTAAGAAAGTACGTTACATTGCGTATGATGCAGGCGGTAAAGCAATGGCTGCACTCCTTTCAGGTGAAACACAGCTACTTTCAACAGGTCTAGGTGAAGTTCTAGAAATGTCGAAATCGGGTCAAGTTAAGATCCTTGCGGTAACCGCTCCTAAGCGCCTAGATGCAGCGCCTGAAATCCCAACTCTAACTGAATACGGTAACGAAACTGTCTTCGCTAACTGGCGTGGTTTCTTCGCCGCTCCGGGTGCAAGCCAAGAGAAGATTGACGAGTGGAACTCTGCCCTAACTAAGATGTACAACACTGACGAGTGGCAAGTTGTTCGTGACCGCAATGGTTGGATCGACAACTACAAGGCGGACAAAGACTTCTACGCTTTCCTTGAAGATCAAGAGAAGCAAATGGGCGACCTAATGCGCGAGCTTGGTTTCTTGAAGTAA